A single genomic interval of Solimonas sp. K1W22B-7 harbors:
- a CDS encoding peroxiredoxin, producing MTLRLGDIAPDFEAETTEGRIRFHEWLGSSWGVLFSHPRNYTPVCTTELGYTAKLQPEFAKRNVKAIGLSVDKLEDHHGWSRDIAETQGASLNFPLIADADKKVADLYDMIHPNASDTFTVRSVFIVDPNKKIRLTLTYPASTGRNFDEVLRVIDSLQLTDKYKVATPVNWKQGDDVIIVPSVSNDDAKKLFPQGWKELKPYLRVVPQPKG from the coding sequence ATGACACTGCGACTGGGCGACATTGCCCCCGACTTCGAAGCCGAGACCACCGAAGGCCGGATCCGCTTCCATGAATGGCTGGGCAGCTCCTGGGGCGTGCTGTTCAGCCATCCGCGCAACTACACGCCGGTCTGCACGACGGAACTGGGCTATACCGCCAAGCTGCAGCCCGAGTTCGCCAAGCGCAACGTCAAGGCCATCGGCCTGTCGGTGGACAAGCTGGAGGACCACCACGGCTGGAGCCGCGACATCGCGGAAACCCAGGGGGCCTCGCTCAACTTCCCGCTGATCGCCGACGCCGACAAGAAGGTGGCGGATCTCTACGACATGATCCACCCCAACGCCAGCGACACCTTCACGGTGCGTTCGGTGTTCATCGTCGATCCCAACAAGAAGATCCGCCTGACGCTCACCTACCCGGCGAGCACCGGCCGCAACTTCGACGAAGTGCTGCGCGTGATCGACTCGCTGCAGCTGACCGACAAGTACAAGGTCGCCACGCCGGTGAACTGGAAGCAGGGCGACGACGTGATCATCGTGCCCTCGGTCAGCAACGACGATGCGAAGAAGCTGTTCCCGCAGGGCTGGAAGGAACTCAAGCCCTACCTGCGCGTCGTGCCGCAGCCCAAGGGTTGA
- a CDS encoding TerB family tellurite resistance protein gives MWEKLVRAFCGAKPGAAAPRRELAIAVLLLEALHADAVDSPEERVAVRSILRDLGELDARALDALLQEAEEEVRRAVSLHSFIARLNQELGPADKGELIGGLWRVAHADGHVHPQEELLIRRIADLLYVPHHEFIRQKLATGPA, from the coding sequence GTGTGGGAAAAACTGGTCCGCGCCTTCTGCGGCGCCAAGCCCGGAGCGGCTGCGCCGCGACGTGAGCTGGCGATCGCGGTGCTGCTGCTGGAAGCCCTGCATGCCGATGCTGTCGACAGCCCGGAAGAACGTGTCGCGGTGCGCAGCATCCTGCGCGATCTCGGCGAACTCGACGCCAGGGCGCTGGACGCCTTGCTGCAGGAGGCCGAGGAAGAAGTACGGCGCGCGGTATCGCTGCACAGCTTCATCGCCCGCCTCAACCAAGAGCTGGGCCCAGCCGACAAGGGCGAATTGATCGGCGGCCTGTGGCGCGTGGCGCATGCCGACGGCCATGTGCACCCGCAGGAAGAACTGCTGATCCGGCGCATCGCCGACCTGCTGTACGTTCCCCATCACGAGTTCATCCGCCAGAAGCTGGCGACGGGTCCGGCATGA
- a CDS encoding sensor histidine kinase — MALYLCSGVAAAGETLQLLSGEFLPETSMRLPDDDDPRWRPARLPDHWEQPGRVEEGSSGWYRFRVEAPARPGQPWGLYFLRGGINLAAYFNRSFVGDGGRFDEPMAFNANRPLLFTLPEKMLAADGHNLVHVYLRGYPHFVGMFPFEAGPLRELQPRHELRSLLQTQVGFGLMVLTLGSALFSFTLYLRNRDQTLYLWFALCAAGWSIFGANMSVRDLPLPGRYWLALVHSSIDWACALQLMFVHRFLGLRRPRVEGLMLALAAAGTLFNFLGGWWTLRYVGSVFNLISLLSLVYCVIFAFGRRKVSGRGDVTMLCAGLLLQLLFAGHDYGLTVTRSAEWYRHSIFMMHFVVPLFLTVLGWRILDRSLVARRDVEDANLQLETRVAAARRALEQAFERRCELERQQAMLEERERIHRDLHDDLGAKLLTLIHSGDSEATVELARAALADLREVVSLNPEDVVNLRGVLAEMEAEALQRALRAQCRLRWDYPQDCCHLEVPSGFAFHLARILREAVSNGLRHGAAAQIGVAFRLVHGEFEMRIADDGCGLEGSQPGVGMRGMCARAEALRGRIHWRRGEAGGTVVELLAPLPATDPDAAVNGSVLMS; from the coding sequence TTGGCCCTGTATCTGTGCAGCGGCGTCGCTGCCGCCGGCGAGACCCTGCAGCTGCTGTCCGGCGAGTTCCTTCCCGAGACCTCCATGCGCCTGCCCGACGACGACGACCCGCGCTGGCGTCCGGCCCGGCTGCCCGATCACTGGGAGCAGCCGGGGCGCGTCGAGGAGGGCAGCAGCGGCTGGTACCGCTTCCGCGTCGAGGCGCCGGCCCGCCCGGGCCAGCCCTGGGGGCTCTACTTCCTGCGCGGCGGCATCAATCTCGCGGCGTACTTCAACCGCAGCTTCGTCGGCGACGGCGGCCGCTTCGACGAGCCGATGGCCTTCAACGCCAACCGGCCGCTGCTGTTCACGCTGCCGGAGAAGATGCTGGCCGCCGATGGCCACAACCTCGTGCATGTCTACCTGCGCGGCTACCCGCATTTCGTCGGGATGTTCCCCTTCGAGGCGGGCCCGCTGCGGGAGCTGCAGCCGCGCCACGAACTGCGCAGCCTGCTGCAGACCCAGGTCGGCTTCGGCCTGATGGTGCTGACCCTGGGCAGTGCGCTGTTCAGCTTCACGCTGTACCTGCGCAACCGCGACCAGACCCTGTACCTGTGGTTCGCGCTCTGTGCCGCCGGCTGGAGCATCTTCGGTGCCAACATGTCGGTGCGCGACCTGCCGCTGCCGGGGCGCTACTGGCTGGCGCTGGTCCATAGCAGCATCGACTGGGCCTGCGCCCTGCAGCTGATGTTCGTGCACCGCTTCCTGGGCCTGCGCCGGCCGCGCGTGGAGGGCCTGATGCTGGCGCTGGCCGCCGCGGGCACCCTGTTCAATTTCCTCGGCGGCTGGTGGACGCTGCGCTACGTCGGCTCGGTGTTCAACCTGATCAGCCTGCTGAGCCTGGTCTACTGCGTGATCTTCGCCTTCGGCCGCCGCAAGGTCAGCGGGCGGGGCGACGTGACCATGCTCTGTGCCGGCCTGTTGCTGCAGCTGCTGTTTGCCGGCCACGACTACGGCCTGACGGTGACCCGCTCGGCCGAGTGGTATCGCCATAGCATCTTCATGATGCACTTCGTGGTGCCCTTGTTCCTCACCGTGCTGGGCTGGCGCATCCTCGATCGCAGCCTGGTGGCGCGCCGCGACGTCGAGGATGCCAACCTGCAGCTCGAGACACGCGTGGCCGCCGCGCGTCGCGCACTGGAGCAGGCCTTCGAGCGCCGCTGCGAGCTGGAACGGCAGCAGGCCATGCTGGAAGAGCGCGAGCGCATCCATCGCGATCTGCACGACGACCTGGGGGCCAAGCTGCTGACGCTGATCCACAGCGGCGACAGCGAGGCCACGGTCGAGCTGGCGCGCGCGGCACTGGCCGACCTGCGCGAGGTGGTGTCGCTGAACCCCGAGGATGTCGTGAACCTGCGGGGCGTGCTGGCCGAAATGGAAGCCGAAGCCTTGCAGCGCGCACTGCGTGCGCAGTGCCGCCTGCGCTGGGACTATCCGCAGGACTGCTGTCACCTCGAGGTGCCTTCCGGCTTCGCGTTCCATCTTGCGCGCATCCTGCGCGAGGCGGTCAGCAACGGGCTGCGCCACGGTGCCGCGGCGCAGATCGGCGTGGCGTTCAGGCTGGTCCATGGGGAGTTCGAGATGCGCATTGCCGACGACGGATGCGGGCTCGAGGGCAGCCAGCCGGGGGTCGGCATGCGCGGCATGTGCGCGCGCGCCGAGGCCCTGCGCGGACGCATCCACTGGCGTCGCGGCGAGGCCGGCGGCACCGTGGTGGAACTGCTGGCGCCGCTGCCGGCGACGGATCCGGATGCCGCGGTGAATGGTTCTGTGCTTATGTCTTGA
- a CDS encoding protein-disulfide reductase DsbD N-terminal domain-containing protein: MPLIRSLLLALACCFTAGAVAKPLLSPLAGEEGGLLPVEEAFQLMPATRQAQALKIEWNIAPGYYLYRGQLAFEVLTPQGFRLAPARLPKGEKRQDPEFGLVEVYRGILGAEFDLPPGLKGPLKLRVRYQGCADVGICYPPQQQQLSIPAARA, encoded by the coding sequence ATGCCGCTGATCCGCTCACTGCTGCTGGCCCTGGCCTGCTGCTTCACCGCAGGGGCGGTCGCCAAGCCCCTGCTTTCTCCCCTGGCTGGCGAAGAGGGCGGCCTGCTGCCGGTCGAGGAGGCCTTCCAGCTGATGCCGGCGACGCGCCAGGCGCAGGCGCTGAAGATCGAGTGGAACATCGCCCCGGGCTACTACCTGTACCGCGGACAGCTGGCCTTCGAGGTGCTGACGCCGCAGGGCTTCCGCCTGGCGCCGGCGCGGCTGCCGAAGGGCGAAAAGCGCCAGGACCCGGAATTCGGCCTGGTCGAGGTCTATCGCGGCATCCTCGGCGCGGAGTTCGACCTGCCGCCGGGCCTCAAGGGCCCGCTGAAGCTGCGCGTGCGCTACCAGGGCTGCGCCGACGTCGGCATCTGCTACCCGCCCCAGCAGCAGCAGCTCAGCATCCCGGCGGCGCGGGCATGA
- the cutA gene encoding divalent-cation tolerance protein CutA — translation MPPNLQIVFVTCPAEAAEDLARTLVEARVAACVNLLPRIVSVYRWQDAVQREEEALLLIKAPAEGFEALRQAVLAHHPYELPEVVAVNPDAVHQPYLDWVLASCR, via the coding sequence ATGCCCCCCAACCTGCAGATCGTCTTCGTCACCTGCCCCGCCGAGGCTGCCGAAGACCTCGCGCGGACGCTGGTGGAGGCGCGCGTCGCGGCCTGCGTCAACCTGCTGCCGCGCATCGTCTCGGTGTACCGCTGGCAGGACGCGGTGCAGCGCGAGGAGGAGGCGCTGCTGCTGATCAAGGCGCCGGCGGAGGGCTTCGAGGCCCTGCGGCAGGCGGTGCTGGCGCACCATCCCTACGAACTTCCCGAGGTCGTCGCGGTCAACCCCGACGCCGTTCACCAACCTTACCTGGACTGGGTTCTCGCTTCATGCCGCTGA
- a CDS encoding MATE family efflux transporter yields MSSASPPGSAFRREAGASLRLALPLVAAQVAAVGMGTVDTILAGRLGPQALAAVAVGSNYAVLFFIFFMGVLMACSPIVAQRHGAGRDPLQTGAFLREALLVGTGLALLWWLALRLSAGPLLQRLQLPPDTTRMAVEFLHALSWSAFGFSAWFVLRYTAEGLGQPRPILLAGVVGLVVNALLAWGLLFGHWGLPALGAVGCGWATSIAALAMAATLALQYGLRAGLRPVGLFRRSPPRPGAGADSAELLRLGLPIGLILAAEAGLFVMAAMLMSQFGEAEVAAYQIALNFAALLFMIPLSVGLAATVRVGHAVGAGLGAAEVRYRGRVGMQLGLLNAASNALIMLLLAPAIVRLYTADAAIGALAVQFLWLAAAFQFFDAVQVTANGALRGIKDTRLPMLITVLAYWAVGFPVSWWLAFHAGLGPAGVWWGLTVGLAVAAAGLAARFRYKAQSA; encoded by the coding sequence ATGTCCTCCGCAAGCCCCCCGGGCAGCGCCTTCCGCCGCGAAGCCGGTGCCAGCCTGCGGCTGGCGCTGCCGCTGGTGGCCGCACAGGTCGCCGCGGTCGGCATGGGCACGGTGGACACCATCCTGGCCGGCCGGCTGGGGCCGCAGGCGCTCGCGGCAGTGGCCGTGGGGTCGAACTACGCAGTGCTGTTCTTCATCTTCTTCATGGGCGTGCTGATGGCCTGCTCGCCGATCGTGGCGCAGCGCCACGGTGCCGGGCGTGACCCGCTGCAGACCGGTGCCTTCCTGCGCGAGGCCCTGCTGGTGGGGACCGGCCTGGCGCTGCTGTGGTGGCTGGCGCTGCGGCTGAGCGCCGGGCCGCTGCTGCAGCGGCTGCAGCTGCCGCCGGACACCACGCGCATGGCGGTCGAGTTCCTGCACGCGCTGTCCTGGAGCGCCTTCGGCTTCAGTGCCTGGTTCGTGCTGCGCTACACCGCCGAGGGCCTGGGGCAACCGCGCCCGATCCTGCTGGCCGGCGTGGTCGGCCTGGTGGTCAACGCCCTGCTGGCCTGGGGGCTGCTGTTCGGGCACTGGGGACTGCCGGCCCTGGGCGCCGTGGGCTGCGGCTGGGCCACCTCGATCGCGGCCCTGGCGATGGCGGCGACGCTGGCCCTGCAGTACGGCCTGCGCGCAGGCCTGCGTCCGGTGGGCCTGTTCCGGCGATCCCCGCCCCGGCCCGGTGCCGGCGCCGATTCCGCCGAGCTGCTGCGCCTGGGCCTGCCGATCGGCCTGATCCTGGCGGCCGAGGCCGGGCTGTTCGTGATGGCGGCGATGCTGATGTCGCAGTTCGGCGAGGCCGAGGTCGCCGCCTACCAGATCGCGCTCAACTTCGCCGCGCTGCTGTTCATGATCCCGCTGAGCGTCGGCCTGGCCGCCACCGTGAGGGTGGGGCACGCCGTGGGCGCCGGGCTCGGCGCCGCCGAGGTCCGCTACCGGGGCCGCGTGGGCATGCAGCTGGGCCTGCTCAACGCCGCCTCCAATGCGCTGATCATGCTGCTGCTGGCGCCGGCAATCGTGCGGCTCTACACCGCGGACGCGGCGATCGGCGCGCTGGCCGTACAGTTCCTCTGGCTGGCCGCGGCATTCCAGTTCTTCGACGCGGTGCAGGTCACCGCCAATGGCGCGCTGCGCGGCATCAAGGACACGCGCCTGCCGATGCTGATCACCGTGCTGGCCTACTGGGCCGTCGGCTTCCCGGTGAGCTGGTGGCTGGCCTTCCATGCCGGCCTGGGGCCGGCGGGGGTCTGGTGGGGCCTGACCGTGGGCCTGGCGGTGGCTGCCGCCGGGCTCGCCGCGCGCTTCCGCTACAAGGCACAATCGGCCTGA
- a CDS encoding TatD family hydrolase, with translation MGLIDIGANLAHDSFEADFETLLHRAWHAGLEAIVVTGSSAESNRKALQLARRHPGRLYSTAGLHPHHASDWNDELAAEIRELAQHPEVVSLGECGLDYNRNYSPHDAQQLAFRAQLEIAADTGKPLFLHQRDAHTDFLAILGEYRPRLREVVVHCFTDTAEAMRDYLALDCYIGITGWVCDERRGKALYDAVHQIPDERLLIETDAPYLLPRNTPKMADRRNEPAFLPWVVKGLAQARQQSEEHVARVSAENARRFFRL, from the coding sequence ATGGGTTTGATCGATATCGGGGCCAACCTCGCCCACGACAGCTTCGAGGCGGATTTCGAGACCCTGCTGCACCGGGCCTGGCATGCCGGCCTGGAAGCGATCGTGGTCACCGGCAGCTCGGCCGAGAGCAACCGCAAGGCGCTGCAGCTGGCACGCCGCCATCCGGGGCGCCTGTATTCCACCGCCGGCCTGCATCCGCATCACGCCAGCGACTGGAACGACGAACTGGCGGCGGAAATCCGCGAGCTGGCACAGCATCCCGAGGTGGTGTCGCTGGGTGAATGCGGCCTGGACTACAACCGTAACTACTCGCCGCACGACGCCCAGCAGTTGGCGTTCCGCGCGCAGCTCGAGATCGCTGCAGATACCGGCAAGCCGCTGTTCCTGCACCAGCGCGACGCGCACACCGATTTCCTCGCGATCCTGGGCGAATACCGCCCGCGCCTGCGCGAGGTGGTGGTGCATTGCTTCACCGACACCGCCGAGGCGATGCGCGATTACCTGGCGCTGGACTGCTACATCGGCATCACCGGCTGGGTCTGCGACGAGCGCCGCGGCAAGGCGCTGTACGACGCGGTGCACCAGATCCCGGATGAGCGGCTGCTGATCGAGACGGACGCGCCATACCTCTTGCCGCGTAATACCCCGAAGATGGCTGACCGCCGTAACGAGCCGGCCTTCCTGCCCTGGGTGGTGAAGGGGCTGGCGCAGGCGCGGCAGCAGAGCGAGGAGCATGTGGCGCGGGTGAGCGCGGAGAATGCGCGGCGGTTCTTCAGGCTGTAG
- the ilvD gene encoding dihydroxy-acid dehydratase translates to MSEAKKPALNSRSRNITEGVARSPNRAMLRAVGFTDTDFDKPIVGVASGHSTMNPCNAGLGPLADRAEAALKAAGAMPQTFGFPTVTDGISMGTEGMKFSLVSREVIADAIETAAQSQFMDGVLAIGGCDKNMPGAMIALLRMNVPGLFCYGGTIKPGFWKGQALTIVSPFEAVGSFSAGKMSQEDFDGIEKNACPSHGACGGMYTANTMSSSFEALGMSLMGSSQMANPDPEKGDSVAQSAAVLVDAIRQGIKPRDIVTRKSIENAIALVMATGGSTNAVLHFLAIAHAAGVEWSLEDFERIRLQTPVLCDLKPSGKYVAVDFHKAGGVPQVLKMLLAKGLVHGDCLTITGKTLAEELAHIPEQPRADQDVIRPFDKPMYKEGHLAILKGNLAPLGAVAKISGLKNPVITGPARVYNSEDEAMAAILGDQIKPGDVLIIRYIGPKGGPGMPEMLAPTSAIIGKGLGESVGFITDGRFSGGTWGMVVGHVAPEAFVGGPIALVQEGDSITIDAHRQLIQLNVPDEELAKRRAAWKQPAPRYTRGVLAKFAKLVSGADKGAILDGE, encoded by the coding sequence ATGTCCGAAGCCAAGAAGCCGGCCCTCAACAGCCGCTCGCGCAATATCACCGAGGGCGTTGCCCGCTCGCCCAACCGCGCCATGCTGCGCGCCGTGGGCTTTACCGATACCGATTTCGACAAGCCCATCGTCGGCGTCGCCAGCGGCCATTCCACGATGAACCCCTGCAACGCCGGTCTTGGCCCGCTGGCCGACCGCGCGGAAGCGGCGCTGAAGGCGGCCGGTGCCATGCCGCAGACCTTCGGCTTCCCCACCGTCACCGACGGCATCTCGATGGGCACCGAGGGCATGAAGTTCTCGCTGGTCTCGCGCGAGGTGATCGCCGACGCCATCGAGACCGCTGCGCAGTCGCAGTTCATGGACGGCGTGCTGGCCATCGGCGGCTGCGACAAGAACATGCCGGGCGCGATGATCGCGCTGCTGCGCATGAACGTGCCGGGCCTGTTCTGCTATGGCGGCACCATCAAGCCGGGCTTCTGGAAGGGCCAGGCCCTGACCATCGTCTCGCCGTTCGAGGCCGTGGGCAGTTTCAGCGCCGGCAAGATGAGCCAGGAAGACTTCGACGGCATCGAGAAGAACGCCTGCCCCAGCCACGGCGCCTGCGGCGGCATGTACACCGCCAACACCATGTCCTCGTCCTTCGAGGCCCTGGGCATGTCGCTGATGGGCTCGTCGCAGATGGCCAATCCGGACCCCGAGAAGGGCGACAGCGTGGCGCAGTCCGCCGCGGTGCTGGTCGACGCGATCCGCCAGGGCATCAAGCCGCGCGACATCGTCACGCGCAAGAGCATCGAGAACGCCATCGCCCTGGTGATGGCCACCGGCGGTTCCACCAATGCCGTGCTGCATTTCCTGGCGATCGCCCATGCCGCCGGCGTGGAATGGTCGCTGGAGGACTTCGAGCGCATCCGCCTGCAGACCCCGGTGCTGTGCGACCTCAAGCCCTCGGGCAAGTACGTGGCGGTGGATTTCCACAAGGCCGGCGGCGTGCCGCAGGTGTTGAAGATGCTGCTGGCCAAGGGCCTGGTGCATGGCGACTGCCTGACCATCACCGGCAAGACCCTGGCCGAGGAACTGGCCCACATCCCGGAGCAGCCGCGTGCCGACCAGGACGTGATCCGTCCCTTCGACAAGCCGATGTACAAGGAAGGCCACCTGGCGATCCTCAAGGGCAACCTGGCGCCGCTGGGCGCGGTGGCCAAGATCAGCGGCCTGAAGAACCCGGTGATCACCGGCCCGGCGCGGGTCTACAACTCCGAGGACGAGGCCATGGCCGCGATCCTGGGCGACCAGATCAAGCCGGGCGACGTGCTGATCATCCGCTACATCGGTCCCAAGGGGGGGCCGGGCATGCCGGAGATGCTGGCGCCGACCTCGGCGATCATCGGCAAGGGCCTGGGCGAGAGCGTCGGCTTCATCACCGACGGCCGTTTCTCGGGCGGCACCTGGGGCATGGTGGTGGGCCACGTCGCGCCGGAGGCTTTCGTGGGCGGCCCGATCGCGCTGGTGCAGGAAGGCGACAGCATCACCATCGACGCGCACCGGCAGCTGATCCAGCTCAACGTGCCGGACGAGGAACTTGCGAAGCGCCGCGCGGCCTGGAAGCAGCCGGCGCCGCGTTACACGCGCGGCGTGCTGGCGAAGTTTGCCAAGCTGGTGAGTGGTGCGGACAAGGGCGCGATCCTCGACGGCGAGTGA
- a CDS encoding TlpA family protein disulfide reductase, which translates to MKHRGWLVAGFVLAGAVAMAAGFFASGLWLSGGNSLKGEPAPAVELTDLGGQTRTLTQWQGKLLLVNFWASWCAPCVDEIPLLVEAQARYGAQGLQVLGPAFDEPEPTRQMVQRLRINYPVSANLAQADAAARALGNSSGMLPYSVLISRDGRVLKTILGSLTREQLDTLVQEHL; encoded by the coding sequence ATGAAGCACCGCGGCTGGCTGGTGGCGGGCTTCGTGCTCGCCGGAGCGGTGGCGATGGCCGCCGGCTTTTTCGCGTCGGGCCTGTGGCTCTCCGGCGGCAACAGCCTGAAGGGCGAACCGGCGCCGGCGGTCGAGCTGACCGATCTGGGGGGGCAGACACGCACGCTCACGCAGTGGCAGGGCAAGCTGCTGCTGGTGAATTTCTGGGCCAGCTGGTGCGCCCCCTGCGTCGATGAAATCCCGCTGCTGGTGGAGGCGCAGGCGCGCTACGGCGCCCAGGGCCTGCAGGTCCTGGGGCCCGCGTTCGACGAGCCGGAGCCGACGCGCCAGATGGTGCAGCGCCTGCGCATCAACTACCCCGTATCCGCCAACCTGGCGCAGGCCGACGCCGCGGCGCGTGCGCTGGGCAACAGCAGCGGCATGCTGCCCTATTCGGTGCTGATCTCGCGCGACGGACGCGTCCTCAAGACCATTCTGGGCAGTCTGACCCGCGAGCAGCTCGATACACTTGTGCAGGAACACTTGTAA
- a CDS encoding alpha/beta hydrolase, with protein MELPQRGQSSEWLVEGPAGQIEALLSAPRGPEPPAGFAVICHPHPLFGGALSNKVVYTLSSVALQAGLYTLRFNFRGVGRSAGPHDEGRGETRDVLHLAGLMQEMLPGGRRVLAGFSFGAFVALKAAAELRPDALVGIAPPFGKYFGGEAPPPHPGCPWLVVHSRDDDTVDYEDTRQTLMTYTPPPQLVTVDGAGHFFHGKLGEISGALLPFLQSL; from the coding sequence GTGGAACTGCCGCAGCGAGGCCAGAGCAGCGAGTGGCTGGTCGAGGGCCCGGCCGGGCAGATCGAGGCGCTGCTGTCGGCGCCGCGGGGCCCCGAGCCGCCGGCCGGCTTTGCCGTGATCTGCCATCCGCACCCGCTGTTCGGCGGGGCCCTGAGCAACAAGGTCGTCTACACCCTGTCCTCGGTCGCCCTGCAGGCCGGCCTGTACACCCTGCGCTTCAATTTCCGGGGGGTCGGCCGCAGCGCCGGCCCGCATGATGAGGGACGTGGCGAGACCCGCGATGTCCTGCACCTGGCCGGCCTGATGCAGGAAATGCTGCCCGGCGGCCGGCGGGTGCTGGCGGGCTTTTCCTTCGGCGCCTTCGTGGCCCTGAAGGCGGCCGCCGAGCTGCGGCCCGACGCCCTGGTCGGCATCGCGCCGCCCTTCGGCAAGTACTTCGGCGGCGAGGCGCCGCCGCCGCATCCGGGTTGCCCCTGGCTGGTGGTACACAGCCGCGACGACGACACGGTGGACTACGAGGATACCCGCCAGACCCTGATGACCTATACGCCGCCGCCGCAGCTGGTGACGGTGGACGGGGCCGGGCATTTCTTCCATGGAAAGCTCGGGGAAATCAGCGGGGCGCTGCTGCCTTTCCTGCAGTCACTTTGA
- a CDS encoding sensor histidine kinase: MVGDRRHWRWLLLWLLLVGASLPAAVQAEDPVPVLSGEFLADGRMQLPDDADPRWRPVALPDVWQGEERFAGGNSGWYRFRVPGPAQPQEPWALYIMRASVNVAVYFNRSFIGDGGDFDEPMSFNTNRGLLFMLPAPLLRGDDNVVHIYLRGYPYFTGLPVFDVGPLSALRPPYERRVLLQNRAGFGLMMLTLTASLFGLTFWRRHPEQPVYLWFGLSAAFWTIFCANMAFHDVPLPGRYWLALVHSGVDWSCAAQLVFVHRFLDMRRPRLEKLALGLATLGTLGNFLGDWWTLRYVGAAINLLGLASIVYCLFFAVGRWRLMPRADVLLLCAGLGLELLLALNDFLPALTSDTDRYRSLLFMMHFAAPLFLYAMAWRLIDRSMTMRRELEQLNRGLETRVAEARGALECAFEQRYGLERQQAMLEERERIHRDLHDDLGAKLLTLLHSAGNEESVELARSALGDLRDVVSLDPEDRVNLRGALAEMETEARHRAARARCRLDWHYPAGDDSIEVSSGFVFHLARILREAISNALRHGAAGSIEVVLELAGGQLRLAVGDDGRGCGGSRPGTGMRSMCARTELLRGRIHWRPRPGGGTRVELEAPLPIAIAAAG, from the coding sequence GTGGTCGGGGATCGTCGGCATTGGCGCTGGCTGCTGCTGTGGCTGCTGCTGGTGGGTGCAAGCCTGCCGGCCGCGGTGCAGGCCGAAGACCCCGTGCCGGTGCTGTCCGGCGAGTTCCTCGCCGATGGCAGGATGCAGCTGCCGGACGATGCCGATCCACGCTGGCGCCCGGTGGCGCTGCCGGACGTCTGGCAGGGCGAAGAGCGTTTCGCCGGCGGCAATTCCGGCTGGTACCGCTTCCGCGTGCCGGGGCCGGCGCAGCCGCAGGAGCCCTGGGCGCTGTACATCATGCGGGCCAGCGTCAACGTCGCGGTGTACTTCAACCGCAGCTTCATCGGCGACGGCGGCGACTTCGACGAGCCGATGTCGTTCAACACCAATCGCGGGCTGCTCTTCATGCTGCCGGCACCGCTGCTGCGGGGCGACGACAACGTCGTCCACATCTACCTGCGCGGCTATCCCTACTTCACCGGCCTGCCGGTGTTCGACGTCGGACCGCTGTCGGCGCTGCGGCCCCCGTATGAACGGCGGGTGCTGCTGCAGAACCGGGCGGGGTTCGGCCTGATGATGCTGACGCTGACCGCCAGCCTGTTCGGCCTGACGTTCTGGCGCCGGCATCCCGAGCAGCCGGTGTATCTCTGGTTCGGCCTGTCGGCGGCGTTCTGGACCATTTTCTGCGCCAACATGGCCTTTCACGACGTGCCCCTGCCGGGGCGCTACTGGCTGGCCCTGGTCCATAGCGGCGTCGACTGGTCCTGCGCGGCGCAGCTGGTGTTCGTGCACCGCTTCCTCGACATGCGCCGCCCGCGGCTGGAGAAGCTGGCCCTGGGACTGGCGACGCTCGGCACGCTGGGCAACTTCCTCGGCGACTGGTGGACGCTGCGCTATGTCGGCGCGGCGATCAACCTGCTGGGGCTGGCCAGCATCGTCTACTGCCTGTTCTTCGCCGTCGGGCGCTGGCGCCTGATGCCGCGCGCCGACGTGCTGCTGCTCTGCGCCGGCCTGGGCCTGGAGCTGCTGCTGGCGCTCAACGACTTCCTGCCGGCACTGACCTCCGATACCGACCGCTATCGCAGCCTGCTGTTCATGATGCACTTCGCCGCGCCATTGTTCCTGTATGCCATGGCCTGGCGCCTGATCGACCGCTCGATGACGATGCGGCGCGAGCTGGAGCAGCTCAACCGCGGTCTCGAAACCCGTGTCGCGGAGGCGCGTGGCGCACTGGAGTGCGCTTTCGAGCAGCGCTATGGACTGGAACGGCAGCAGGCGATGCTGGAAGAGCGCGAGCGCATTCACCGCGACCTGCACGACGATCTCGGGGCCAAGCTGCTGACGCTGCTGCACTCGGCCGGCAACGAGGAGAGCGTCGAGCTGGCGCGCTCGGCGCTGGGGGACCTGCGCGACGTGGTGTCGCTGGATCCGGAGGACCGCGTCAACCTGCGCGGTGCGCTGGCGGAAATGGAAACCGAGGCGCGCCATCGTGCCGCCCGCGCCCGATGCCGCCTGGACTGGCACTATCCCGCCGGCGACGACAGCATCGAGGTGTCCTCGGGCTTCGTCTTCCACCTGGCGCGGATCCTGCGCGAGGCCATCAGCAACGCCCTGCGCCATGGCGCGGCGGGCAGCATCGAAGTGGTCCTGGAGCTCGCCGGCGGCCAGCTGCGGCTGGCGGTGGGCGACGACGGCCGCGGCTGCGGAGGCAGCCGCCCCGGCACCGGCATGCGCAGCATGTGCGCGCGTACCGAACTGCTGCGCGGCCGCATCCACTGGCGGCCCCGCCCGGGCGGCGGCACCCGCGTGGAGCTGGAAGCGCCGCTGCCCATCGCCATCGCTGCTGCCGGCTGA